Part of the Musa acuminata AAA Group cultivar baxijiao chromosome BXJ2-7, Cavendish_Baxijiao_AAA, whole genome shotgun sequence genome is shown below.
AAACTAATTTATGGAAAAACTGGCAAAACCTATTTGAAGACGAGAGAAACAGATATGATTTCTTAGGTTTTGGTGATTATTCGAAGCTTCCTTTGGAAGTGCTATTGATGCTTGTATAATGTGTTCGAGGCTATTTGGGGGAGCTATCTTTTTCCAAGAAACTTGAGTGCAAGAATTTTACATGGCATTTGTAATTTTGGATTTGGCCTCTGTATGTCATGTTTAGCCACTCCTCCGGGTGTTGGACACATTATAAAAGGGCGAACTGGGAGAAAGCAACCAGTGGAACTGACAAATCATAAGTTTCTGCTTGTTTGCTTGCTTGCTTTCTAACTTGCTGCATATTATCTGACATATTTAAGGGTCCATAAACTGTATACAGAATGATGATTTTCTTTGTTATTTAAAGTTATTCAATGTGAGAATTGTCATTTTACATCTTTTATTTTCCTAGTATCTGTTTTTGTCTCCTCAAAAAGGTGGTAGTGATAGTCATACTACTTTCAAAGCATAACAGAGCTCTGCTAGTAAACACATGTTTGGAGGTATGCTGAATGGAAAAATCAAACAATTATACTTGCACCTGGAGTTTACTTGAATTAACAAATAATCATTAAGAGTTGTTCTCAGCATTGATTTCCACTTTAAGTAAATTAGTATCCTCTGCTTAAAGGAAGTCAGAAGCTTATTCTCATCGAAGTAGTTTGTTATCAGTTGTGCTATTTTCTTGTCTCTTTCATCAAATGAGTCAAAAGATCAACAAGGAAAATTTTTCATGCATTGAACACACTCGTGCTTTCAAAATGACAATTCCTGCAATCATTATGGATGCTAGGACAAGTTTTCCTCTTGGGCCTGCAGCTCTGTATGCTTCTATCaagtagtttattattttaagaaaCTTTGACATTCGTTTTCTCTGCAGAGGTTTTAGAGACACATTCTTTGTTCAAGTCTTTGCAGCTTCTATCaagtagtttattattttaagaaactttgacattcattttctctGCAGAGGTTTTAGAGACACGTTCTTCATTCAAGTCTTTCAACTTCGAGTGTTTAAATTAATTCATGATACCTAAAACCAAAGGTTTTACATTCCAATATGATATTGGTCTCGTCAATTTAGCAGATCAGGTTGATGCCAAAAATGCTGAGCTGTGTACTGATTTGTACCATTCTGATATGTTGAAAAGAACTATAAAATAAAATGTTATACTAAGAGATACATAGCTGTATGGTCTATTAATAATGCCTTGTCAGACTCGTAAATGCTCATTTTATATAATACCTAAAACtacctattttcttcccctttagtTGTGTTTTCTCTTGGTTGCTGAAAATTATTCCATCCACTGCTTATTTTGATTAGCTATTACAAATAATCAATGAGGGATAAATTTGTTGATTTGCCTATTAatctaaatatttctttttttcttctaattcttGTCTTCGACTTGAAATTCTTCTAACAGGTTGTTGAAGGTATTGAAGATACCATTGGTCTTGGGAAGGGCACCACCAAACATTATGCCACTATTGATTTGGAGAAGGCTCGAGTTGGTCGGACCAGAATGCTTTCGGATGAACCGGTCAATCCACGTTGGTATGAGTCTTTTCACATATACTGTGCCCATATGGCAGCGAATGTCATCTTCACTATTAAATTTGACAATCCTATCGGGGCAACACTGATTGGAAGAGCTTATCTGCCTGTCATGGAGATCCTTGATGGTGATGAAGTGGATAGATGGCTTGAAATATGTGACGAAGACCGGAATCCTGTTGGAGATGCTAAGATCCATGTCAAGCTGCAATACTTTGATGTTTTAAAAGACCGTAACTGGGCGAGGGGTGTACGAAGTACAAAATATCCTGGAGTCCCTTATACATTTTTCTCTCAGAGACAGGGTTGTAAAGTAACACTCTACCAAGATGCGCATGTCCCTGACGACTTCATTCCTCGAATTCCTCTTGCTGATGGGAAATATTACGAGCCCCATAGGTGCTGGGAGGACATTTTTGATGCAATTAGTAATGCACAACATCTGATATACATTACTGGGTGGTCTGTGTACACAGAGATTACATTACTTAGAGACAACAAGAGGCCAAAACCAGGTGGTGATGTCACACTGGGAGAGCTCCTTAAGAGGAAGGCTAGTGAAGGTGTTCGAGTGCTTATGCTTGTTTGGGATGACAGAACCTCGGTAGGTTTGCTGAAGAAAGATGGTCTGATGGCAACCCATGATGAGGAGactgaaaattattttcatgacACAGATGTGCACTGTGTTTTGTGCCCTCGAAATCCTGATGATGGTGGAAGCTTTGTTCAAGATCTTCAAATTGCCACCATGTTCACTCATCATCAGAAGATTGTTGTTGTCGACCATGAGATGCCTAACAAGGCTTCTCAGCGGCGGAGGATTGTGAGTTTTGTTGGGGGCTTAGACCTTTGCGATGGGAGATATGACACGCAGTTTCATTCTCTGTTCAGGACATTGGACACAGCTCATCATGATGACTTCCATCAGCCAAATTTTGGAGAGGCTTCCATAACAAAGGGTGGACCAAGAGAGCCTTGGCATGATATTCATTCACGGCTTGAAGGGCctattgcttgggatgttttgttCAATTTTGAGCAGAGATGGAGAAAGCAGGGAGGAAAAGATGTTCTTGTACAGCTCCGTGATCTCTCTGACATCATCATTCCGCCTTCTCCTGTCATGTTCCTAGAGGACAAAGAGACTTGGAATGTTCAGCTTTTCAGATCCATTGATGGAGGTGCTGCTTTTGGCTTTCCTGAGACCCCAGAGGATGCCGCTAGAGCTGGGCTTGTTAGTGGAAAGGATAACATCATTGATAGAAGCATTCAAGATGCGTACATAAATGCCATCCGTAGGGCAAAGAACTTTATCTATATTGAAAATCAGTACTTCCTTGGTAGCTCTTATGCATGGAAAGCTGATGACATCAAGCCTGAGGAAATTGGTGCATTGCATCTGATCCCTAAGGAGCTATCCTTGAAGATTGTTAGTAAGATTGAGGCTGGGGAGCGCTTTACTGTCTATGTCGTCGTGCCAATGTGGCCAGAGGGTGTGCCAGAAAGTGCGTCAGTTCAAGCAATCTTAGATTGGCAGCGGAGGACAATGGAGATGATGTATACTGATGTCATACAAGCTCTCCAGGCAAAAGGAATCGAAGCCAATCCAAAGGACTATCTGACTTTCTTCTGTTTAGGGAATCGAGAGGTAAAGAAGAGTGGAGAATATGAACCTGAGGAGCAGCCAGAACAAGACACCAACTACAGCAAAGCTCAGGAGGCCAGGCGGTTCATGATCTATGTACATACAAAGATGATGATTGGTAT
Proteins encoded:
- the LOC135616963 gene encoding phospholipase D alpha 1-like, whose protein sequence is MAQILLHGTLHATIFDAESLTNPQRGSGGFLRMVVEGIEDTIGLGKGTTKHYATIDLEKARVGRTRMLSDEPVNPRWYESFHIYCAHMAANVIFTIKFDNPIGATLIGRAYLPVMEILDGDEVDRWLEICDEDRNPVGDAKIHVKLQYFDVLKDRNWARGVRSTKYPGVPYTFFSQRQGCKVTLYQDAHVPDDFIPRIPLADGKYYEPHRCWEDIFDAISNAQHLIYITGWSVYTEITLLRDNKRPKPGGDVTLGELLKRKASEGVRVLMLVWDDRTSVGLLKKDGLMATHDEETENYFHDTDVHCVLCPRNPDDGGSFVQDLQIATMFTHHQKIVVVDHEMPNKASQRRRIVSFVGGLDLCDGRYDTQFHSLFRTLDTAHHDDFHQPNFGEASITKGGPREPWHDIHSRLEGPIAWDVLFNFEQRWRKQGGKDVLVQLRDLSDIIIPPSPVMFLEDKETWNVQLFRSIDGGAAFGFPETPEDAARAGLVSGKDNIIDRSIQDAYINAIRRAKNFIYIENQYFLGSSYAWKADDIKPEEIGALHLIPKELSLKIVSKIEAGERFTVYVVVPMWPEGVPESASVQAILDWQRRTMEMMYTDVIQALQAKGIEANPKDYLTFFCLGNREVKKSGEYEPEEQPEQDTNYSKAQEARRFMIYVHTKMMIVDDEYIIIGSANINQRSMDGSRDSEIAMGAYQPYHLSTREPARGQIHGFRLALWYEHLGMLDDAFLQPESSECVQKVNRIADKYWDLYSSDDLEHDLPGHLLSYPIGVSAEGEVTELPGTEFFPDTKARVLGAKSDYLPPILTT